From the Theobroma cacao cultivar B97-61/B2 chromosome 2, Criollo_cocoa_genome_V2, whole genome shotgun sequence genome, one window contains:
- the LOC18609637 gene encoding probable pectate lyase 5 — MAIPLSLFLLFLPLLAPTFIFSSPVQDPEQVVQQVNESVRNATIARRNLGYLSCGTGNPIDDCWRCDPRWEKNRQRLADCAIGFGKHAIGGRDGKIYVVTDSSDRDPVNPKPGTLRHAVIQDEPLWIIFASDMVIKLKEELLMNSFKTIDGRGANVHIAGGPCITIQYVTNIIIHGINIHDCKRGGNAYVRDSPSHYGWRTISDGDGVSIFGGSHVWVDHCSLSNCNDGLIDAIHGSTAITISNSYLTHHNKVMLLGHSDSYKQDKNMQVTIAFNHFGEGLVQRMPRCRHGYFHVVNNDYTHWDMYAIGGSANPTINSQGNRFLAPNNEYNKEVTKHEDAPQSQWKHWNWRSEGDLMLNGAFFTPSGTGASSSYAKASSLGARPSSLVGSLTAGAGSLVCKEGSRC, encoded by the exons ATGGCAATTCCATTATCCCTCTTTCTACTGTTCTTGCCTCTCCTGGCTCCCACCTTCATTTTCTCCTCACCAGTTCAAGACCCTGAGCAAGTAGTACAGCAAGTAAATGA GAGCGTCAGGAATGCTACTATAGCTAGGAGGAACCTTGGGTATCTCTCATGTGGAACCGGCAACCCTATTGATGACTGCTGGCGGTGCGACCCTCGCTGGGAAAAGAACCGTCAGAGGCTAGCCGATTGTGCCATTGGGTTCGGGAAGCATGCCATTGGTGGCAGGGATGGCAAAATCTATGTGGTCACGGACTCCAGTGACCGTGACCCCGTCAACCCAAAACCTGGCACTCTTAGGCATGCGGTTATCCAAGACGAACCTTTGTGGATCATTTTTGCTAGTGACATGGTGATCAAATTGAAGGAAGAATTGCTGATGAACTCGTTCAAGACCATCGACGGCCGAGGCGCCAATGTTCACATCGCCGGCGGGCCATGCATTACTATACAGTACGTGACCAACATCATAATCCACGGGATTAACATACATGATTGCAAGAGAGGAGGGAATGCTTATGTGAGGGACTCTCCCAGCCACTACGGTTGGAGGACTATATCCGACGGTGATGGGGTGTCTATTTTTGGAGGGAGCCACGTTTGGGTGGACCATTGTTCTCTGTCTAATTGCAATGATGGGCTGATAGATGCCATTCATGGATCCACGGCCATCACAATTTCTAACAGTTACTTGACCCATCATAATAAGGTCATGCTCTTGGGACACAGCGACTCCTATAAACAGGACAAGAACATGCAAGTCACCATTGCCTTCAACCATTTTGGAGAAGGGCTTGTGCAAAGAATGCCGAg ATGCAGACATGGATATTTTCACGTGGTGAACAATGATTACACCCATTGGGATATGTATGCAATCGGCGGCAGTGCTAACCCTACAATCAACAGCCAGGGCAATAGATTCCTTGCACCAAATAACGAATACAACAAAGAG GTTACTAAACACGAAGATGCGCCGCAAAGTCAATGGAAGCATTGGAATTGGAGGTCCGAAGGGGATTTGATGTTGAATGGAGCCTTCTTCACACCATCTGGCACTGGAGCCTCTTCGAGTTATGCGAAGGCCTCGAGCTTGGGTGCGAGACCCTCCTCACTGGTCGGCTCGCTCACAGCCGGGGCGGGTTCACTGGTTTGCAAGGAGGGCTCGCGTTGCTAG
- the LOC18609639 gene encoding ultraviolet-B receptor UVR8, which translates to MDATTSGTPTIQYHNIPDQPITAIVAAPVPTFQRQVRHCFGDSTPGEFPLAANPSIVLHVLTACNLDPQDLAKLEATCSFFRQPANFAPDYELSISELAALDMCQKRAIFKPMTDEERQNLKQRCGESWKLVLRFLLAGEACCRREKSQAIAGPGHSIAVTSTGVVYSFGSNSSGQLGHGTTEEEWRPRQIRSLQGIRIIQASAGAGRTMLISDAGRVYAFGKDSFGEAEYGVQGTKLVTTPQPVESLKDIFVVQAAIGNFFTAVLSREGRVYTFSWGKDSKLGHQTELNDVEPQPLLGALENIPVVQIAAGYCYLLCLACQPSGMSVYSVGCGLGGKLGHGSRTDEKHPRLIEQFQLLNLQPVVVAAGAWHAAVVGRDGRVCTWGWGRYGCLGHGNEECESVPKVVEALSKVKAVHVATGDYTTFVVSDDGDVYSFGCGESASLGHNSVAEGQGNRHANVLSPELVTSLKQVNERVVQISLTNSIYWNAHTFALTESGKLYAFGAGDKGQLGIELVNNQTERGNPERVDIDLN; encoded by the exons ATGGATGCCACAACAAGCGGAACCCCAACTATACAATACCATAACATACCTGATCAACCAATTACTGCTATTGTTGCTGCTCCTGTACCCACATTTCAGCGACAAGTACGTCATTGCTTTGGGGACTCCACTCCTGGAGAATTCCCTTTGGCTGCTAATCCTTCCATTGTTCTTCATGTCCTTACCGCCTGTAATTTGGATCCTCAAGATCTTGCAAAACTAGAG GCAACATGCTCCTTCTTTAGGCAGCCAGCAAACTTTGCCCCAGATTATGAATTATCCATATCGGAGCTTGCTGCTCTTGACATGTGCCAAAAAAGAGCTATATTTAAGCCAATGACTGACGAAGAACGTCAAAATTTGAAGCAAAGATGTGGGGAATCGTGGAAATTGGTCCTGAGGTTTCTGCTGGCTGGGGAAGCATGTTGCAGGAGGGAGAAATCACAGGCAATTGCAGGGCCTGGTCACAGCATTGCTGTGACATCAACAGGAGTAGTTTACTCATTTGGCTCTAATAGCTCAGGACAGTTAGGACATGGCACTACTGAAGAAGAATGGCGGCCTCGGCAAATAAG ATCTCTGCAAGGCATTCGAATCATCCAAGCATCTGCTGGGGCTGGCAGGACAATGCTGATTAGTGATGCTGGGAGAGTTTATGCCTTTGGCAAGGATTCCTTTGGTGAAGCAGAATATGGGGTTCAAGGAACTAAGCTAGTTACAACTCCGCAGCCTGTTGAGTCTTTGAAAGACATATTTGTGGTGCAAGCTGCAATTggaaactttttcactgctgTATTATCCAGAGAGGGCAGAGTTTACACATTCTCCTGGGGCAAAGATAGCAAGCTTGGTCACCAAACTGAGCTAAATGATGTGGAGCCCCAGCCCCTACTGGGGGCACTAGAGAACATACCAGTAGTGCAAATTGCAGCTGGATACTGCTACCTCCTTTGCCTAGCTTGTCAACCAAGTGGCAT GTCAGTGTACTCTGTTGGTTGTGGCTTGGGTGGGAAGCTTGGGCATGGCTCAAGAACTGATGAAAAGCACCCTCGATTAATTGAACAATTTCAGCTTTTGAACCTTCAGCCAGTGGTGGTTGCTGCTGGTGCTTGGCATGCAGCTGTTGTTGGTCGAGATGGACGGGTTTGCACATGGGGTTGGGGACGTTATGGGTGTTTAGGTCATGGAAATGAAGAGTGTGAATCAGTTCCTAAGGTGGTGGAAGCATTAAGCAAGGTCAAAGCAGTTCATGTTGCTACAGGGGACTACACAACTTTTGTGGTATCTGATGATGGTGATGTATACTCTTTTGGTTGTGGGGAATCCGCTAGCCTAGGACATAATAGTGTTGCTGAAGGACAG GGAAATAGGCATGCTAACGTGTTGAGCCCAGAACTGGTGACGTCATTGAAGCAAGTGAATGAACGGGTGGTACAGATCAGCCTTACAAACTCAATATACTGGAATGCCCATACATTTGCACTCACTGAATCAGGGAAGCTTTACGCATTTGGCGCAGGAGACAAAGGTCAGCTAGGCATAGAGCTAGTTAACAATCAGACAGAAAGGGGAAACCCTGAGCGGGTTGATATCGATCTCAATTAA